From Acipenser ruthenus chromosome 2, fAciRut3.2 maternal haplotype, whole genome shotgun sequence, a single genomic window includes:
- the LOC117408837 gene encoding sodium/bile acid cotransporter 4-like: MENTSSLENGTLTPDNFTDFYNFTENEIKPNNGGVSSTTHFPESLSEILTIAGMVLTREPEAIDRTTLMTTAAGTWGAEVTSAITGSANLVVAFWNSPLNHGINVFVGIVLCFTMLGLGCTVEVSQLGEHIRRPIGVLLALISQFVIMPLVAFLLALIFKLDEVAAIAVLLCGCCPGGNLSNIMSLLVNGEMNLSIIMTISSTALALFLMPLCLWIYSRAWINTPIVDLMPFGAIILTLCSTLIPIGLGVFVRYRYNRAADLIIKISLWSLLVTLFILFILTGTMLGPELLATISGSVYVVAVLMPLAGYAAGYGLGTLFNLPPNSKRTVSLETGCQNVQLCTAILKLAFPPQIIGGIYMFPLLYALFQAAEAGLFVLAYKMYRKDILHKQEPLDEDDDTDVTYKKLKEEEVAIDTAYGSVGVNDPNSIVMEPGQNPPEMANTFMVNSSPLKCDVAYHV; this comes from the exons atgGAGAATACTAGTAGTTTAGAAAATGGTACACTTACACCTGACAATTTTACAGATTTCTATAATtttactgaaaatgaaattaaaccCAACAATGGTGGTGTGTCCTCCACCACGCATTTTCCGGAGAGTCTTTCTGAGATTCTTACTATCGCCGGAATGGTTCTTACCAGAGAGCCTGAGGCTATTGATCGGACCACCCTAATGACTACTGCCGCGGGGACTTGGGGAGCAGAAGTTACCTCTGCTATTACTGGTTCTGCTAATCTGGTCGTTGCCTTCTGGAATTCTCCCCTCAATCATGGGATAAACGTGTTTGTTGGGATTGTGCTTTGTTTTACTATGCTGGGTCTGGGTTGCACTGTCGAGGTGAGCCAGCTTGGTGAGCACATCAGAAGACCCATCGGGGTCCTCCTAGCACTCATATCCCAGTTTGTGATTATGCCGCTGGTGGCGTTCCTCCTAGCGCTGATCTTCAAGTTGGACGAGGTGGCTGCAATCGCCGTGCTATTGTGTGGCTGCTGTCCCGGGGGGAACCTTTCCAACATCATGTCGCTTTTAGTGAATGGGGAGATGAACCTCAG TATTATAATGACAATCTCCTCTACGGCGCTAGCGCTCTTCTTAATGCCCCTGTGCCTCTGGATTTATAGTCGCGCTTGGATTAACACTCCTATTGTGGATTTGATGCCTTTCGGAGCCATCATCCTCACCCTGTGCAGCACTCTGATCCCGATAGGGCTGGGGGTCTTCGTGCGGTACAGGTATAACAGGGCCGCTGACCTCATAATAAAG ATATCCCTATGGTCCTTACTAGTGACTCTGTTTATTCTCTTCATCTTGACTGGTACCATGCTGGGACCCGAGTTGCTGGCCACTATCTCAGGATCAGTCTATGTGGTGGCTGTCCTGATGCCCCTCGCGGGTTACGCCGCAGGATATGGACTTGGCACGCTTTTCAACCTTCCACCAAACAGCAAGAGGACAGTGTCACTGGAGACTGGCTGTCAAAACGTGCAGCTCTGCACCGCGATTCTCAAACTCGCCTTCCCACCCCAGATCATCGGCGGTATTTACATGTTCCCTCTGCTCTACGCTCTATTCCAAGCGGCGGAAGCTGGCCTTTTTGTATTAGCATATAAGATGTACAGGAAAGATATCCTGCATAAGCAAGAACCGCTGGATGAAGATGATGACACGGATGTTACttacaaaaaactaaaagaagAGGAAGTCGCAATAGATACAGCATACGGTTCAGTGGGTGTTAACGACCCGAATTCAATAGTGATGGAACCTGGACAAAACCCACCTGAAATGGCAAACACATTTATGGTTAACTCATCCCCCCTAAAATGTGATGTAGCCTATCATGTGTAA